In the Halichoerus grypus chromosome 4, mHalGry1.hap1.1, whole genome shotgun sequence genome, one interval contains:
- the SAP18 gene encoding histone deacetylase complex subunit SAP18, whose amino-acid sequence MLAAGVGGQSERLAGRRRKMAVESRVTQEEIKKEPEKPIDREKTCPLLLRVFTTNNGRHHRMDEFSRGNVPSSELQIYTWMDATLKELTSLVKEVYPEARKKGTHFNFAIVFTDPKRPGYRVKEIGSTMSGRKGTDDSMTLQSQKFQIGDYLDIAITPPNRAPPPSGRMRPY is encoded by the exons ATGCTCGCTGCAGGGGTCGGAGGTCAGAGCGAGCGTCTCGCGGGCCGTAGGAGGAAGATGGCGGTGGAGTCGCGCGTTACCCAGGAGGAAATTAAGAAGGAGCCGGAGAAACCGATCGATCGGGAGAAA ACGTGCCCGCTGTTGCTGCGTGTTTTTACCACCAATAACGGCCGCCACCACCGAATGGACGAGTTTTCCCGCGGAAACGTACCGTCCAGCGAGCTACAGATCTACACTTG gatGGATGCAACTTTGAAAGAGTTGACTAGTTTAGTAAAAGAAGTCTACCCAGAAGCTAGAAAGAAGGGCACACACTTCAATTTTGCAATTGTTTTTACAGATCCTAAAAGGCCTGGCTATCG AGTAAAGGAGATTGGCAGCACCATGTCTGGGAGGAAGGGGACTGATGACTCCATGACCCTGCAGTCGCAGAAGTTCCAAATAGGAGACTATCTGGACATAGCAATCACACCTCCAAATCGGGCACCACCTCCTTCAGGGCGCATGAGaccatattaa